Proteins encoded within one genomic window of Gemmatimonas sp.:
- a CDS encoding cytochrome b N-terminal domain-containing protein: MAEQPNNERPRLSSWLDSRTGYKGLLHEALFENVPGGARWRYVWGSTLSFFFVVQVITGVFLWMSYSPSSQTAWESVYYIQHQMLGGWFLRGLHHFVAQAMTVLLVLHLMQVIIDGAYKAPREMNYWFGVVLLILVLALSLTGYLLPWDQNGYWSTAVSTNIVGMSPGIGQSLQTVVVGGVTYGHLTLTRFFALHAGVIPGLIIVLIVGHVYLFRKHGLTPKQPLKGPDQGFWPEQVLRDAVACLAVLVVVLFFVVREQGAPLGAPADPAEQFSAARPEWYFLFLYQFLKYFPGNTEIIGAIVLPTLALVVLMAMPLLGRWKLGHRFNVGLMFAMLAGAALLTWQSMAADGKDAEYQVAQSVSKRDAARAVELANAGVPITGALTLMRNDPYTQGPRIFSRNCASCHRYDGHDGMGNALPKDSISASDLKGYGSRAWAQGFLNADTILTMRYWGGTIHTEGDMSGWLSDHIPETDEEIAMRRNVVLALSAQAALPSQAVLDRKDSAQIAIGTAFMRNTKNGCAECHKFQGVGTDSPELDGWGSREWMVAFVNDPTHPRFFGRDNDRMPSYGTEKSLSQREIEMVVDWIRREWYTPKTAVARR; encoded by the coding sequence ATGGCCGAGCAGCCGAATAACGAACGCCCGCGTCTTAGTTCCTGGCTCGACTCGCGCACCGGTTACAAGGGGTTGTTGCACGAAGCGCTCTTCGAGAACGTCCCTGGCGGTGCGCGCTGGCGCTACGTGTGGGGCAGCACGCTGTCGTTTTTCTTCGTGGTGCAGGTCATCACGGGCGTGTTCCTGTGGATGTCCTATAGTCCGAGTTCGCAGACGGCGTGGGAGAGCGTGTACTACATCCAGCACCAGATGCTGGGCGGCTGGTTCCTGCGTGGCTTGCACCACTTTGTTGCGCAGGCGATGACGGTGTTGCTGGTGCTGCACCTCATGCAGGTCATCATCGATGGCGCGTACAAGGCGCCGCGCGAGATGAACTACTGGTTCGGTGTGGTGCTGCTGATTCTGGTGCTGGCGCTGTCGCTCACGGGATACCTGTTGCCGTGGGATCAGAACGGCTACTGGTCGACGGCGGTGTCCACCAACATCGTGGGCATGAGTCCGGGCATCGGCCAGTCGCTGCAAACAGTGGTGGTAGGCGGCGTAACCTACGGACACCTCACGCTCACGCGCTTCTTCGCGCTGCACGCCGGCGTGATCCCGGGGCTCATCATCGTGCTGATCGTGGGGCACGTGTATCTGTTCCGGAAACACGGGCTCACGCCCAAGCAGCCGCTCAAGGGTCCCGATCAGGGCTTCTGGCCCGAGCAGGTGCTGCGTGACGCGGTGGCCTGCCTCGCTGTCCTCGTCGTCGTGCTCTTCTTCGTGGTGCGCGAGCAGGGTGCCCCGCTCGGTGCACCGGCCGATCCGGCCGAGCAATTTTCGGCGGCGCGCCCCGAATGGTACTTCCTGTTCCTGTACCAGTTTCTCAAGTACTTCCCAGGCAACACGGAAATCATCGGCGCCATTGTGCTGCCCACGCTGGCGCTCGTGGTGCTCATGGCGATGCCCTTGCTCGGACGCTGGAAGCTCGGCCACCGCTTCAACGTCGGGTTGATGTTCGCGATGTTGGCCGGTGCGGCGTTGCTCACCTGGCAGTCGATGGCGGCCGATGGGAAGGACGCCGAGTATCAGGTGGCGCAGTCCGTCTCCAAGCGGGATGCCGCACGCGCGGTGGAGTTGGCGAACGCCGGCGTGCCGATCACGGGTGCGCTCACGCTGATGCGCAATGACCCGTACACGCAGGGACCACGCATCTTCTCGCGCAACTGCGCGTCGTGTCATCGCTACGACGGGCACGATGGCATGGGGAACGCGCTGCCGAAGGATTCGATTTCGGCCTCCGACCTGAAGGGGTACGGCTCCCGCGCGTGGGCGCAGGGGTTCCTCAACGCGGACACGATTCTCACGATGCGCTACTGGGGCGGCACGATCCACACCGAAGGCGACATGTCGGGGTGGCTGTCGGATCACATCCCGGAAACGGACGAGGAGATCGCGATGCGCCGCAACGTGGTGCTGGCCCTCTCCGCGCAAGCAGCGCTGCCGTCGCAGGCGGTTCTAGACCGGAAGGACAGCGCACAGATTGCCATCGGTACGGCGTTCATGCGGAACACCAAGAATGGGTGCGCCGAGTGTCACAAGTTTCAGGGTGTCGGCACGGACAGTCCGGAGCTCGATGGATGGGGTTCACGCGAGTGGATGGTCGCGTTCGTGAACGACCCGACGCATCCGCGCTTCTTCGGCCGCGACAACGATCGTATGCCGTCCTACGGCACCGAGAAGAGCCTCAGTCAGCGTGAGATCGAGATGGTGGTGGACTGGATCAGGCGGGAGTGGTACACGCCGAAGACGGCGGTGGCGCGGCGGTAG
- a CDS encoding metallophosphoesterase yields the protein MCRSLCRAVGRYSTAIVVAMVSAATASPGQSTSAAGASDTVLSIEKPRNPLPAEAASAKVSRFSFIAYGDTRGRRDGVNEQYEHGLVVESMLRTIKSMESGPEPVRFVLQSGDAVVNGRDPKQWNVSFIGLINRLTTTGGVPYYLAPGNHDVTSAAELSAPGRLVGLQNYLRAMGQLIPADGATRRLTGYPTYAFGYGNTFVIAFDSNIAEDSTQLAWVRAQLEGLDRKRYTHVVAFFHHPAYSSGPHGGSTIERPTMAVRAHYMPLFRKHHVQLLFTGHEHFFEHFVERYRDVAGVPRRIDHIVSGGGGAPLYTYQGEPDLGAYMRSSGVDSARVTHLVRPGSKAGDNPYHFTVVHVDGERVWLEVVGVDWGAGYAPYQGNRSILGDTLGRRD from the coding sequence ATGTGCCGTTCGCTTTGCCGCGCCGTTGGTCGCTATTCGACGGCCATCGTCGTCGCGATGGTCTCCGCCGCGACCGCATCGCCCGGGCAATCGACTTCAGCGGCGGGCGCTTCGGACACGGTGCTCTCCATCGAAAAGCCGCGCAATCCTTTGCCGGCCGAAGCCGCCAGTGCGAAGGTGTCGCGCTTCTCGTTCATCGCCTATGGCGATACGCGTGGTCGGCGCGACGGCGTGAATGAGCAGTACGAACATGGGCTGGTCGTCGAGTCGATGCTGCGAACCATCAAGAGCATGGAGTCCGGTCCCGAACCGGTTCGCTTCGTCTTGCAGAGCGGTGACGCGGTCGTGAACGGTCGCGATCCGAAGCAATGGAACGTCAGCTTCATCGGTCTGATCAATCGACTTACCACCACCGGCGGCGTGCCCTACTACCTGGCGCCTGGAAATCACGACGTGACATCGGCGGCCGAGCTGAGCGCGCCGGGGCGGCTGGTGGGGCTGCAGAACTATCTGCGGGCCATGGGTCAGCTCATCCCTGCCGACGGTGCGACACGACGCCTCACCGGGTATCCGACCTACGCCTTCGGCTACGGCAATACGTTCGTGATCGCCTTCGACTCCAACATTGCCGAGGATTCGACACAGCTGGCGTGGGTGCGCGCTCAGCTCGAAGGACTTGATCGCAAGCGCTATACGCACGTCGTCGCGTTCTTTCACCACCCTGCGTACTCATCCGGTCCGCATGGTGGGTCGACGATCGAGCGTCCAACGATGGCGGTCCGTGCGCACTACATGCCGCTGTTTCGCAAGCACCATGTGCAATTGTTGTTCACCGGACACGAGCACTTCTTCGAGCATTTCGTCGAGCGGTATCGCGACGTCGCGGGAGTGCCGCGTCGCATCGATCACATCGTGAGCGGCGGTGGTGGCGCCCCGTTGTACACGTATCAGGGTGAACCAGACCTCGGCGCGTATATGCGATCATCCGGTGTGGATTCCGCGCGCGTGACGCACCTGGTGCGGCCGGGTAGCAAGGCGGGGGACAATCCCTATCACTTCACCGTCGTGCACGTGGACGGTGAGCGCGTGTGGTTGGAGGTTGTCGGCGTGGACTGGGGGGCCGGGTACGCGCCGTATCAAGGCAACCGGAGCATCCTGGGGGATACCCTGGGGCGGCGGGACTGA
- a CDS encoding protein kinase, translating into MNDTLARLSAALADRYRLDRELGAGGMATVYLAHDIKHDRDVAIKVLHPDLGAALGADRFLSEIRTTARLQHPHILPLLDSGEADGLLYYVMPLVTGETLRARLEREKQLPIADAVRIAREVASALDYAHRQSVIHRDIKPENILLHDGSALVADFGIALAVQTAGGQRMTQTGLSLGTPHYMSPEQAMGERAIDARSDVYALGAVTYEMLSGEPPFTGPTVQAIVAKVMSTEPVSIVSLRKAVPAHVAGAVHAALEKLPADRCESAKSFSDMLADSRGAFTGPTAFTGAEPISPPRASRVALTAAVMVAVASLGLAGYAWQRAGSRASEPVVPLSLDVPNARPDLARFAVSGDGTRFAFSTDEGLAYRGPGQREYRVLIGTDAGESPSFSPDGDWIVYSANGLLRKVAVAGGAPVALVANDSLRTGRVNWGDDGSIVFETNAMLAVLPASGTLRLLPKATDAEQPRLTPDGQGILYVDNRQRAKLMYYDLAIDSAFVVMEGAAEAQLLPTGHLIYGSTVSGLYTVRFNAARHAIDGTPSPVVLDMQANGGVAPYVVTRSGTLVYRAGVDAESRLLIRQPTGRTDTLPLAPKVLSYARFSPDGRSLALTIGAARGINRHTAIYDFNVGTLTRITQQGGAHAPIWSPDGTRIAFTAESPITDAEDLFVQPVDQSAPPVAVVRLPNDQHASEWPVDSMLVFSNNTGVRTLGAALSGGSADIVNPNRKSAAKPFLRAAWGEYDAAISPDGKWAAFTSSESGTPEIHVRPFPSSSAGGNWKISSGGGQRARWSADGRTIFYQSTDATSIRVSAAATSIRATRISVGPSISVGTTETVMQGRAFGTAWDLDRATGRIVVTETVLNAGARIVVMQHWLDQFRRQQARTP; encoded by the coding sequence ATGAACGACACGCTCGCGCGCCTCTCGGCGGCGCTCGCCGACCGCTACCGCCTCGACCGCGAGCTCGGCGCCGGCGGGATGGCCACCGTGTATCTCGCGCACGACATCAAACACGATCGTGATGTCGCGATCAAAGTGCTGCATCCCGACTTGGGCGCAGCCCTCGGCGCCGACCGGTTCCTGAGCGAGATCCGTACCACGGCGCGCCTGCAGCATCCGCACATTCTCCCGCTGCTCGATAGCGGTGAGGCCGACGGGTTGCTGTACTACGTCATGCCGCTCGTGACCGGCGAAACGTTGCGCGCGCGGTTGGAACGCGAGAAGCAACTACCCATCGCCGACGCCGTGCGCATCGCTCGCGAAGTGGCGAGCGCGCTGGATTACGCGCACCGGCAAAGCGTTATCCATCGTGACATCAAGCCGGAGAACATTCTCCTGCACGATGGCAGCGCACTCGTGGCGGATTTTGGTATCGCACTCGCTGTGCAGACGGCTGGCGGCCAGCGCATGACGCAGACCGGGCTCTCGCTCGGCACGCCGCACTACATGAGTCCCGAGCAAGCGATGGGCGAACGCGCCATCGATGCGCGCAGCGATGTGTACGCGCTGGGCGCGGTGACGTATGAAATGCTGTCGGGTGAGCCACCGTTCACGGGCCCCACCGTCCAAGCCATCGTGGCGAAAGTGATGAGTACGGAGCCGGTGTCCATCGTCTCCCTGCGCAAAGCCGTTCCCGCCCATGTGGCTGGGGCGGTACACGCGGCATTGGAAAAGTTGCCGGCCGATCGCTGTGAAAGTGCAAAGTCGTTCAGTGACATGCTCGCGGATTCCCGCGGAGCTTTCACGGGCCCCACCGCCTTCACCGGCGCCGAGCCCATCTCGCCGCCGCGAGCATCCCGCGTGGCGCTCACCGCAGCCGTGATGGTCGCCGTGGCCAGCCTTGGCCTTGCCGGGTACGCCTGGCAGCGCGCCGGATCGCGGGCCTCTGAGCCCGTGGTACCTCTTTCGCTCGACGTGCCCAATGCGCGGCCCGATCTCGCCCGCTTCGCTGTCTCCGGCGATGGGACCCGATTCGCATTCAGTACCGACGAAGGCCTCGCCTACCGTGGTCCAGGACAGCGCGAATATCGGGTGCTCATCGGTACCGATGCGGGCGAGTCGCCGTCCTTTTCGCCCGACGGCGACTGGATCGTCTACAGCGCCAACGGATTGCTGCGCAAAGTCGCGGTTGCTGGCGGGGCACCGGTGGCGCTGGTCGCCAATGATTCCCTGCGCACCGGTCGCGTGAATTGGGGCGACGATGGCAGCATCGTGTTCGAGACGAACGCGATGCTCGCGGTGCTCCCAGCGAGTGGCACACTGCGCCTGCTACCCAAGGCGACGGACGCCGAGCAACCGCGGCTCACGCCCGATGGGCAGGGCATTCTCTACGTTGACAATCGGCAGCGCGCGAAACTGATGTACTATGACCTCGCGATTGATTCAGCCTTTGTCGTCATGGAGGGTGCCGCCGAAGCACAACTGTTGCCAACGGGACACCTGATTTACGGCTCGACCGTCAGTGGCCTTTACACGGTGCGATTCAACGCCGCGCGTCATGCGATCGACGGAACACCCTCGCCGGTCGTGCTCGACATGCAGGCCAACGGCGGCGTTGCGCCATACGTCGTGACGCGAAGCGGCACGCTGGTCTATCGCGCCGGCGTGGATGCAGAGTCGCGACTGTTGATCCGTCAGCCAACGGGAAGAACGGACACGCTTCCCCTTGCGCCCAAGGTGCTGAGCTATGCGCGGTTCTCGCCTGATGGACGATCGTTGGCGCTCACCATCGGTGCGGCGCGCGGGATAAACCGCCACACGGCGATTTATGACTTCAACGTCGGTACGCTCACCCGTATCACGCAGCAAGGCGGCGCGCACGCACCGATCTGGTCGCCGGACGGCACGCGCATTGCGTTCACCGCGGAGAGCCCGATCACCGACGCCGAGGATCTCTTCGTGCAGCCGGTCGACCAGAGTGCACCGCCGGTCGCCGTGGTGCGCCTGCCGAACGACCAACACGCCAGCGAGTGGCCGGTCGACTCGATGCTTGTCTTCTCGAACAACACCGGTGTGCGAACGCTGGGCGCCGCCCTCAGCGGCGGCAGTGCGGACATCGTCAATCCCAACCGGAAGTCGGCCGCGAAACCGTTTCTCCGCGCGGCGTGGGGTGAGTACGATGCCGCGATTTCTCCCGACGGCAAGTGGGCCGCGTTCACCTCGAGCGAGTCGGGGACGCCTGAGATTCACGTGCGCCCGTTTCCCTCGTCATCAGCAGGAGGGAACTGGAAAATATCGTCGGGCGGCGGACAACGGGCACGATGGTCGGCGGACGGCCGCACGATCTTCTACCAAAGCACCGATGCGACGTCCATCCGCGTCAGCGCCGCCGCGACGTCCATTCGCGCGACCAGGATCAGCGTCGGTCCGTCGATCAGTGTGGGTACGACCGAGACGGTGATGCAGGGGAGAGCGTTCGGCACCGCATGGGATCTGGACCGCGCCACGGGCCGGATCGTCGTCACGGAAACAGTACTCAACGCCGGTGCGCGCATTGTTGTCATGCAGCACTGGCTGGACCAGTTCCGTCGCCAGCAGGCGCGCACGCCGTGA
- a CDS encoding protein kinase, with protein sequence MNTADTLARLSAALADRYRVDRELGQGGMATVYLAHDIKHDRDVAIKVLHPDLGAALGGDRFLSEIRTTARLQHPHILPLLDSGDADGLLYYVMPLVTGETLRSRLERERQLPINDAVRIAREVASALDYAHRQGVIHRDIKPENILLHDGSALVADFGIALAVQSAAGQRMTQTGLSLGTPQYMSPEQAMGERTIDARSDIYALGAMTYEMLAGDAPFTGSSVQAIVAKVLSEKPTSLRTLRDTVPHHVEQAVFTALAKLPADRFESAKSFADALLTTGGQPPAGGAADRAPATRAAGSTGWKAVAAVLAVIAVGASGFAAWTLSRASAEVRDVGLPPTSPLRMEDTYRNFAVAHDGTFLVYEAKIGESSQLWYRSLAGNDAHVIVDTDGALGTPRIAPDDQSVAFLSGGTMKVVNLASGQVTAAGSATDPHGGSWLANGRVFFSSDDGRTLRFLDPGTGSTRTVPMSYCVMPELLNESEVLCGGGANKFATVVGLSPPNPKRFIRRAGTAAGPSLLLGADFRIVDDQYVVYMGLDGSISATKFTNRDSLIVGRSVSLVAQVRRTAYTGGGQFDLARNGALVYVPGVNAEVGRVVRRPLGRSAAPFAMDPAAFLRFTPSPDGQRMAAVVQGVQSQELRLYDLRKGTHETLDQALYLSSASWSPDGRRLVYRKYDFDDPDTESLMLRRVDSPEAPRVLLTSKIPIGMVPSSYLDDKFLLIGVGMTGGTGMIIDPTTDPARVDTLSLLSNFVSISPDRKWIAYTPQGATGVSVQPWPAMDRKYTVDLMGREPLWHGANELVYFSYVDDKGVPSQTFNRVRVDGPADSPVGSREVLFTDPRFVDTPGWSHALMPGGDVVYLQATAENLGYYVRVIPGWVATMKRAVDAANK encoded by the coding sequence GTGAACACTGCCGACACCCTCGCGCGCCTCTCGGCGGCGCTCGCCGACCGCTACCGCGTCGATCGCGAACTCGGCCAAGGCGGTATGGCGACCGTGTATCTCGCGCACGACATCAAACACGATCGTGATGTCGCGATCAAAGTGCTGCATCCCGACTTGGGCGCGGCACTCGGCGGCGACCGGTTCCTTAGCGAGATCCGTACCACGGCGCGCTTGCAGCACCCGCACATTCTGCCACTGCTCGATAGCGGTGACGCCGATGGGCTGCTGTACTACGTGATGCCGCTCGTAACGGGCGAAACGCTGCGCTCGCGATTGGAACGTGAACGCCAGCTCCCGATCAATGATGCCGTGCGCATCGCCCGCGAAGTCGCGAGTGCACTCGACTATGCGCACCGCCAAGGCGTGATCCACCGTGACATCAAGCCGGAGAACATTCTCCTGCACGATGGCAGTGCGCTCGTGGCCGATTTCGGCATCGCCCTCGCGGTGCAATCCGCCGCCGGCCAGCGCATGACGCAGACCGGCTTGAGCCTCGGCACGCCGCAGTACATGAGTCCCGAGCAGGCGATGGGGGAACGCACCATCGATGCGCGCAGCGACATCTACGCGCTTGGTGCCATGACGTACGAAATGCTAGCCGGCGACGCGCCGTTCACCGGCAGTAGCGTGCAAGCAATCGTCGCCAAGGTGCTGAGTGAGAAGCCGACATCATTGCGCACGCTGCGAGACACCGTGCCACACCACGTGGAGCAGGCGGTGTTCACCGCCTTGGCGAAGTTGCCCGCTGACCGCTTCGAGAGCGCCAAGTCCTTCGCTGACGCGCTGCTCACCACCGGAGGTCAGCCGCCGGCAGGCGGTGCCGCTGACCGCGCGCCAGCAACGCGTGCGGCCGGCAGCACCGGTTGGAAGGCCGTGGCGGCGGTGTTGGCCGTGATCGCGGTGGGCGCTTCCGGCTTCGCCGCGTGGACCCTCTCCCGGGCGAGCGCCGAGGTGCGAGATGTGGGCTTGCCACCCACATCGCCGCTGCGCATGGAAGACACGTACCGCAACTTCGCGGTCGCGCACGACGGCACGTTTCTCGTGTACGAGGCAAAGATCGGCGAGTCGTCGCAGCTCTGGTATCGGAGTCTCGCCGGCAACGATGCGCACGTGATCGTCGACACCGACGGTGCGCTGGGCACACCACGCATTGCGCCCGACGACCAGAGCGTCGCGTTCCTGTCGGGTGGCACGATGAAGGTCGTCAACCTCGCCAGCGGTCAGGTCACCGCGGCCGGGAGCGCCACCGATCCGCATGGCGGCAGCTGGCTGGCGAACGGCCGCGTATTCTTTTCGTCAGACGATGGTCGCACCTTGCGCTTCCTCGATCCCGGCACCGGGTCGACGCGCACGGTCCCGATGTCGTACTGCGTCATGCCGGAATTGCTGAACGAATCGGAGGTGCTGTGCGGCGGCGGCGCAAACAAGTTTGCGACCGTGGTTGGACTCTCGCCACCGAACCCGAAGCGTTTCATTCGACGTGCCGGTACCGCGGCAGGCCCCTCCCTCCTCCTTGGCGCGGACTTCCGCATCGTCGACGACCAGTACGTCGTGTATATGGGCCTCGATGGCTCCATCTCCGCCACCAAGTTCACCAACCGTGACTCGCTGATCGTCGGTCGATCCGTCTCGCTCGTTGCACAGGTCCGCCGCACCGCGTACACGGGCGGTGGACAGTTCGATCTCGCGCGCAACGGTGCGTTGGTCTACGTGCCTGGTGTCAACGCCGAGGTGGGCCGCGTCGTGCGTCGACCGCTCGGCAGGTCCGCCGCACCGTTCGCGATGGACCCTGCGGCCTTTCTGCGTTTCACGCCAAGCCCCGACGGGCAACGGATGGCAGCCGTGGTGCAGGGTGTGCAATCACAAGAGCTCAGGCTCTACGACCTGCGCAAGGGCACCCACGAAACGCTCGATCAGGCCCTGTATCTCAGTAGTGCATCCTGGAGTCCGGATGGTCGTCGACTGGTCTATCGCAAGTACGACTTCGATGACCCCGACACTGAATCACTGATGCTGCGTCGCGTGGACTCGCCCGAAGCGCCGCGCGTGCTGCTCACGAGTAAGATCCCGATCGGCATGGTGCCGTCGTCGTATCTCGACGACAAGTTCCTGCTCATTGGTGTCGGAATGACCGGAGGCACCGGCATGATCATTGATCCGACCACTGACCCGGCGCGTGTCGATACGCTGTCACTCCTCTCCAACTTTGTTTCCATCTCACCTGATCGGAAATGGATCGCGTACACGCCGCAGGGAGCGACCGGAGTCAGCGTGCAGCCGTGGCCGGCCATGGACCGCAAGTACACCGTAGACCTGATGGGTCGCGAGCCACTATGGCACGGCGCGAACGAGCTGGTCTACTTCTCGTATGTCGACGACAAGGGCGTGCCGAGCCAGACGTTCAATCGCGTGCGCGTGGATGGTCCTGCCGATTCACCCGTTGGTTCCCGCGAGGTGCTGTTCACCGATCCGCGTTTCGTGGACACGCCGGGGTGGTCGCATGCCCTGATGCCTGGTGGCGATGTCGTCTATTTGCAAGCGACGGCGGAGAATCTGGGCTACTACGTGCGTGTGATTCCCGGCTGGGTCGCGACGATGAAGCGCGCAGTCGATGCGGCCAACAAGTAG
- a CDS encoding sigma-70 family RNA polymerase sigma factor: MEYESAMCEDAALVRRMADGDERAISRLYDEYSPRLFGLALTLVGEQTDAEEVVLDAFTQAWRSAGTFDAGRGSVRTWLLTITRSRALDCIRSRTRRLMAHERASTASSFERADGDAAHSCGASVIDTMLHEELQARLNGALRLLPPEQREVIELSFLSGASHASVAGQLGLPLGTVKTRARSALRKLRSALTAADSSAEKPAIADGATYLLAASTARFIVATQPGITRT, from the coding sequence GTGGAGTACGAATCAGCAATGTGCGAGGACGCCGCGCTGGTCCGGCGGATGGCGGACGGTGACGAACGGGCCATTTCGCGACTCTACGACGAATACAGTCCGCGACTCTTCGGGCTCGCGCTGACGCTGGTTGGGGAGCAGACCGACGCCGAGGAGGTCGTCCTCGACGCCTTCACTCAGGCTTGGCGGAGCGCGGGTACATTCGACGCCGGTCGCGGGTCCGTTCGAACCTGGCTGTTAACGATCACACGGAGTCGCGCGCTGGATTGCATCCGGAGCCGCACCCGTCGCCTCATGGCACACGAGCGCGCCAGCACCGCGTCCTCGTTCGAACGGGCCGATGGCGATGCCGCACATAGCTGTGGCGCATCGGTGATCGACACCATGCTGCACGAAGAGCTGCAAGCGCGACTCAACGGTGCGCTGCGACTACTGCCACCTGAGCAGCGTGAGGTCATCGAACTGTCGTTTCTCAGCGGCGCCTCGCATGCAAGCGTGGCAGGACAGCTTGGTCTACCGCTCGGCACTGTGAAAACGAGAGCTCGGTCCGCGCTCCGAAAGCTGCGTAGCGCGTTGACTGCCGCCGACTCTTCGGCAGAGAAACCCGCAATCGCCGACGGTGCTACCTACTTGTTGGCCGCATCGACTGCGCGCTTCATCGTCGCGACCCAGCCGGGAATCACACGCACGTAG
- a CDS encoding helix-turn-helix transcriptional regulator yields MARIALQPELESLRKADEIYAGVVHLSGRRFQHDTIPDMDGFVREAELLMRGVNSADVVLGIFDHSRYNPVLEVGDRHFWGPLPEVSQEERMRLLLALLDADFGAFPSDSVKWFSRTLGELTFDERQNFEIFHCGIAYTRSDGRPIRLFSKSVPIHYTAERQFTFSFNYAQNVHHLLKPSFRDYWIRVAYGARGDMVQSMHSAESKDAGPRDLLSSREKQILVQIAAGMETKDIADKLGISVNTVGNHRSNMVQRLGARDTTALVQLAKMAGLI; encoded by the coding sequence TTGGCGCGAATCGCACTGCAGCCTGAGCTCGAGAGTCTTCGGAAGGCCGACGAGATCTACGCCGGCGTGGTGCACCTGTCAGGACGTCGCTTCCAGCACGATACCATCCCAGATATGGACGGCTTCGTGCGGGAGGCGGAACTCCTGATGCGTGGGGTGAACAGTGCCGACGTGGTTCTGGGCATCTTCGACCACAGCCGCTACAACCCGGTGCTCGAAGTCGGCGATCGTCACTTCTGGGGTCCACTGCCGGAGGTGAGCCAAGAGGAGCGGATGCGTCTGCTGCTGGCCCTGCTGGACGCGGACTTCGGCGCGTTCCCGTCCGATTCGGTGAAATGGTTTTCGCGGACGCTGGGAGAGCTCACATTCGACGAGCGGCAGAACTTCGAGATTTTCCACTGCGGCATCGCCTACACGCGCAGCGACGGACGACCGATCCGACTCTTCTCGAAGAGCGTGCCGATTCACTACACCGCGGAGCGGCAGTTCACGTTTTCGTTCAACTACGCGCAGAACGTGCACCACCTGCTGAAACCGAGTTTTCGCGACTATTGGATTCGCGTGGCCTACGGCGCGCGCGGCGATATGGTGCAATCCATGCACTCCGCCGAGTCGAAGGATGCCGGTCCGCGCGATCTCCTGTCGTCGCGGGAGAAGCAGATTCTGGTGCAGATTGCCGCCGGCATGGAAACCAAGGACATAGCCGACAAGCTCGGGATCAGCGTCAACACGGTCGGGAATCACCGCAGCAACATGGTACAGCGACTGGGCGCGCGCGACACGACGGCCTTGGTGCAGCTGGCGAAGATGGCCGGCTTGATTTAG
- a CDS encoding GrpB family protein, producing MHATLLLGPYDPAWPLRFAAEAARLHPALGAAARAIEHVGSTAVPGLDGKPVLDIAIAVANYADADACIAPMQALGYEYRGPYGDDPRRRYYVRDDDAGVRVVHVHLYVLPATAWQQKLAFRDALRADPALAAAYAAEKYRVAESVGWGKAAYSLAKGPFVQRVLATLFLPER from the coding sequence ATGCACGCGACTCTCCTCCTCGGTCCCTACGACCCCGCGTGGCCTTTGCGGTTCGCTGCGGAGGCAGCTCGCCTGCACCCGGCGCTCGGGGCGGCGGCACGGGCCATCGAACATGTGGGCAGCACCGCCGTGCCGGGCCTCGACGGCAAGCCGGTGCTCGATATCGCGATTGCCGTGGCCAACTATGCGGACGCCGATGCTTGTATTGCTCCGATGCAGGCGCTCGGCTACGAGTATCGCGGCCCATATGGGGACGATCCCCGTCGTCGCTACTACGTGCGCGACGATGACGCTGGCGTACGCGTTGTACACGTGCATTTGTACGTGCTACCGGCGACGGCGTGGCAGCAGAAGCTGGCGTTTCGCGACGCGCTGCGGGCCGATCCGGCCCTGGCGGCGGCGTACGCGGCGGAGAAGTACCGCGTGGCCGAGTCGGTTGGTTGGGGCAAAGCTGCGTACTCACTCGCCAAGGGGCCGTTCGTGCAGCGGGTGCTGGCGACGCTGTTCCTGCCGGAGCGCTAG